The stretch of DNA GCCGGGCCATCGGGGCCATCCCCGTGGACCGGGGCGACGCCGGGCACGCCCTCGACGCGGCCATCGCCGCCCTGCGTGACGGCATCCCGCTGCTGATCATGCCGGAGGGTCGGTTGCACTGGGATCCCGACCACCCCCTCTCGACCGGTCCGGCCAAGACGGGCATCTCCCGCCTCGCCACCGGCGCGGACGTGCCGGTACTGCCCGCGGGCCTGGTCGGCACCCAACACGTCTGGCCCGCGCACCGACCACTCCCCCGCATGAACCCGTTCCGCCGGCGCCTCGTGGTGGTCGAGGTGGCCGACGAGCCGATGTGGCTGCACGGCGACGACCACGCCGCCAACGCCGAGGCGGTCATGGCCGAGATCCGCCGCCTCATGACCGTCGGCGAGGCCCTCCTCCCCCCGACCTGACCCACCCGCATCGCTCAGCCAGGCGAGAGCACGCCGCCGGCGTAGGCGGTCCCCTGCTCAGCCCGGCGAGAGCACGCCGCCGGCGATGCGCAGGACGGCGTCCGGCGCGGCGGTCGGGGGCAGCGCGCCCGCGGTGGTGACGATGGTCTGTGCGCCGGTGGCGAGCAGGTGGGTCACCAGCGCGTCGCAGCGGGCCGGGTCGAGCTCGGAGAAGACGTCGTCGAGCAACAGCACCGGGGGCGTCTCCGTGGCGTCGGCCACCAGGCGGTGGGCGGCGAGGCGCAGCGCGAGCGCCAGCGAGCGCTGCTCGCCCTGTGAGGCATGGGTGCGGGCGGGCAGGCCGTCGATGGTGAATCCCACCTCGTCGCGGTGGGGCCCGACGAGGGTGAGGCGCCGGCGCAGCTCCTCGTCGCGGGCCGCGGCGAGCGCGGCGGCCAGCCCACCCTCGCTCCCCCACCACGCCGACTCGTACCGGGCGCCCACCGCGACGGGCGCGCCCGCGAGGTCGGCGTAGGCCGTCCGCAGGTACGGGTCGAGGTCCTCGAGGAGCGCGGCCCGCCGCTCTCCCAGCAACGAGCCCGCCGTGACCAGCTTGTCGTCCCAGACGTCGAGGGTGAGCTCGACCTCGGGGCTCAACCGCCCGGCCGCCTGCTTCAGGAGCGCGTTGCGTTGGCGCAGCACCCGGTCGACCTCGGTACGCAGGTCGTCGTTCTTGGGCGACAGCGCCACCAGGGCATCGTCGAGGAACCGGCGTCGCCCGGCGGGCCCGGCCTTGACCAGGGCCAGGTCGTCCGGCGCGAAGACCGACACCCGCAGCGCGCCGAGCAGGTCGCGGCTCCGCTGCACCCGTTGACGGTTGACCTGGAGCCGCGAGCGTCCCCCCGGCACGATCTCGGCCTCGACCAGCAGCTCGCGGTCGTCACGGGCGATCTCGGCACGCACCACCGCGGTCGACGCTCCCTGGCGCACGAGCGCCTCGGTGGGCGCGCTCCGGAAGGACGACAGGGTGGCGAGGTAGGCGACCGCCTCGAGCAGGTTGGACTTGCCCTGGCCGTTGTCCCCGACGACCGCGGTCAACCCCGGGGCGAGGGCGACGTCCGCAGCCTCGTAGCTGCGGAAGTCGGTGAGCCAGAGGCGGCGGAGCTGCACCCCGACCGGGCTAGGACACCCGGACGGGCATCAGCAGGTACAGGAAGTCCGGGCTGTCGGGCGAGCGCAGGAGCGCCGGCTTCAGGGCGTCGATGGTCTCGAGGGTGATCTCGTCGCCGGGCGTGACCTCCGCGCCCTGGATGAGGAACTCGGGGTTGAAGGCGACCGTGAGCTCGGTGCCGTCGAAGGAGGCGTCGAGCTCCTCGTGGGCCTGGCCCACGTCCTGGGTGACGGCCAGCAGCTCGAGCGAGTCGGCCTTCATGACCATGCGGACCGGCGTGGACTCCCGCGCCATCAGGCGCACCCGCCGCACCGCGTCCAGCAGCACCTCACGCCCGACGGTGAGCCGGTTGGGGTGGCTGGCCGGGATGAGGCCGCGGTAGTTGGGGAACTCGCCCTCGATGAGGCGGGTGCTGAGCCGCGCGTCGTCGATCTCGAAGGAGGCGTCTCGCTCTCCGAGGCGCAAGGTGACGGACTCGGCGTCGCCGAGGAGACGGCCGAGCTCGCCGAGGGCGCGCGACGGGACCAGCACGCTCTGGCCCTCGGCCAGAACCGACGTGCCGGGCAGGTCGCGGACCGCGAGGCGGTACGAGTCGGTGGCCACCAGGCGCAGCCCGGTCTCCTCGGCGGCGAGCAGCACGCCGGTGAGGATGGGACGGGAGTCGTCGGCGGAGGCCGCCGGGACGACCTGGTGGAGGGCGGCGGAGAAGTCGGCCGCTGACAGGGTGACGGCGTCGCCCGCCGGCTCGGCGAGGTGCGGGAACTCGTCGGCGGGGATGAGCCGCAGCGAGAAGTCGGATCGGCCCGAGGTGATCCGGACCTCGTCGTCGACCACCTCGAAGCTCACGGCCCCCGGCTCGAGCGAGCGCACGATGTCGGACGCGAGCTTGGCGGGGATGACGGCGAGGCCGTCGGTCTCGCCGTTGACGGTGACCGACACCGAGATGGTCAGGTCGAGGTCGCTCCCGGTCAGGGTGAGGCGGTTGTCCGCCAGCTCGACCCGCACCCCGGACAGCACCGGGAGCGCGCCACCCCGACTGGCGGCAGCCCGCCCGGCGGTGCTGACGGCCTCGGTGAGGACGTCACGCTCACAACGAAACTTCACAGTTGGTCCTCCCATCGCAACGTTGGCGGTGGTTCAGAGATATCTACGCGATGACAGTAGTAAGGCATGTGGATTGTGGATGATGCCGCGTCGTCGCAGGTCAGCGACGCTATCGGGCCGCGCGGGCTGTCCCCAGCGATGGGGACGCCCTGCGGAGGAGCCGAGGCTCCGAGTGGTGGCCTGGGGGAAACCCGGTGGTCATCCACCGGCCGTCCCCGCGCTGCCCACAGGGGCGGTGGACCTTCTGGTGGTGGGGTTCCGCGGTCGGGACCGCGTCACTCCCCCGCCTTGATGGTCTCGATCAATTCCGTCACCTGGTCGTAGATCTGGCGCCGCTCCTTCATGAGCGTCTCGATCTTGCGGACGGCGTGGATGACCGTGGTGTGGTCCCGCCCGCCGAAGACGTCGGCGATGGCGGGGTAGCTGAGGTCGGTGAGCTCGCGGCACACGTACATGCCGATCTGACGAGCGGTGACGAGGGGCCGGCGTCGGCTCTGGCCGCAGATGTCCTCGACCGTGAAGTCGAACATCGTGGACGTGGCCTCGAGGATGGCCACGGGGGTGATGGCCCGCTGCTCGCGATCGCCGAGGATGGGGGCGAGGACCCGCTCGGCCAGTGCCGCCGACAGGGGCTCGTCGTTCAGGGTGGAGAAGGCGGCGACCCGGTTGAGCGCACCCTCGAGCTCGCGGATGTTGGCGGTGATGTTCGTGGCGATGAACTCGAGCACGTCGTCGGGGATGTGCACGCTCTCCTGCTCGGCCTTCTTGCCGAGGATGGCGAGGCGGGTCTCGAGCTCGGGGGGCTGGATGTCGGTGATGAGCCCCATCTTGAAGCGGCTGCGGAGACGGACCTCGAGGGTGGAGATGGCGTCCGGCGGCCGGTCCGACGACAGGACGATCTGGTTACCGCTCTCGTGGAGCTGGTTGAAGGTGTGGAAGAACTCCTCCTGGAGCTGCTCCTTGCCCTCCATGAACTGGATGTCGTCGACGAGGAGGACCTCGATCTCGCGGTAGCGGCGCTTGAACTCGTCGGCGGAGCCCGAGCGGATCGAGTACACGAACTGGTTGAGGAAGGTCTCGGTGGAGACGTAGCGCACGCGATAGGTGGGGTAGTGCGTGCGGACGTAGTTCGCGATGGCGTGCAGGAGGTGGGTCTTGCCGAGGCCGCTCTCGCCGTAGATGAACAGGGGGTTGTAGGACAGCCCGGGGGTCTCGGCCACCTTGAACGCGGCGGCGTGGGAGAAGCGGTTCGACGAGCCCGTGACGAAAGCGTCGAAGGTGTAGCGGGGGTTGACCCGGTCGCGCTGGAGGCGGGGTGCGTGCCCGTCGCTGTCGTGGGTGCCGGCACCGGCGGTCCCCGCGATGCGGCTTGCGGCGGGATCGACGGGGTCGGGCAGCGGTGCCTCGCCCCCGAGAAGGTCACCGGCGGCGCGTG from Acidimicrobiales bacterium encodes:
- the dnaN gene encoding DNA polymerase III subunit beta: MKFRCERDVLTEAVSTAGRAAASRGGALPVLSGVRVELADNRLTLTGSDLDLTISVSVTVNGETDGLAVIPAKLASDIVRSLEPGAVSFEVVDDEVRITSGRSDFSLRLIPADEFPHLAEPAGDAVTLSAADFSAALHQVVPAASADDSRPILTGVLLAAEETGLRLVATDSYRLAVRDLPGTSVLAEGQSVLVPSRALGELGRLLGDAESVTLRLGERDASFEIDDARLSTRLIEGEFPNYRGLIPASHPNRLTVGREVLLDAVRRVRLMARESTPVRMVMKADSLELLAVTQDVGQAHEELDASFDGTELTVAFNPEFLIQGAEVTPGDEITLETIDALKPALLRSPDSPDFLYLLMPVRVS
- a CDS encoding DNA replication/repair protein RecF, giving the protein MQLRRLWLTDFRSYEAADVALAPGLTAVVGDNGQGKSNLLEAVAYLATLSSFRSAPTEALVRQGASTAVVRAEIARDDRELLVEAEIVPGGRSRLQVNRQRVQRSRDLLGALRVSVFAPDDLALVKAGPAGRRRFLDDALVALSPKNDDLRTEVDRVLRQRNALLKQAAGRLSPEVELTLDVWDDKLVTAGSLLGERRAALLEDLDPYLRTAYADLAGAPVAVGARYESAWWGSEGGLAAALAAARDEELRRRLTLVGPHRDEVGFTIDGLPARTHASQGEQRSLALALRLAAHRLVADATETPPVLLLDDVFSELDPARCDALVTHLLATGAQTIVTTAGALPPTAAPDAVLRIAGGVLSPG
- the dnaA gene encoding chromosomal replication initiator protein DnaA — protein: MVGAVADGEHDETTGHSVWDRCAEMLRPQVSGAVWSMAFQDAHQVQLTDECLVLSVPSTVAKERIEARYLSLVHDALADAGLPPYEVEILVDEQAATVVDLPAAESDGTGGLDLSRAAGDLLGGEAPLPDPVDPAASRIAGTAGAGTHDSDGHAPRLQRDRVNPRYTFDAFVTGSSNRFSHAAAFKVAETPGLSYNPLFIYGESGLGKTHLLHAIANYVRTHYPTYRVRYVSTETFLNQFVYSIRSGSADEFKRRYREIEVLLVDDIQFMEGKEQLQEEFFHTFNQLHESGNQIVLSSDRPPDAISTLEVRLRSRFKMGLITDIQPPELETRLAILGKKAEQESVHIPDDVLEFIATNITANIRELEGALNRVAAFSTLNDEPLSAALAERVLAPILGDREQRAITPVAILEATSTMFDFTVEDICGQSRRRPLVTARQIGMYVCRELTDLSYPAIADVFGGRDHTTVIHAVRKIETLMKERRQIYDQVTELIETIKAGE
- a CDS encoding 1-acyl-sn-glycerol-3-phosphate acyltransferase, which codes for MRTPESRLRWIARVCKVVTAPFVRYDVRGGACAPTLEVGIVAANHRSLFDVVAGLIALHHFRRYVRVLIAREYFEKRLMGLLCRAIGAIPVDRGDAGHALDAAIAALRDGIPLLIMPEGRLHWDPDHPLSTGPAKTGISRLATGADVPVLPAGLVGTQHVWPAHRPLPRMNPFRRRLVVVEVADEPMWLHGDDHAANAEAVMAEIRRLMTVGEALLPPT